The window GAGGACAACCGGGTCGATTGCGTGCTGAGCGTTTATGTCAATGAGGCGCTGCATCAGGGACTGATCCGTTCGCGCTCGCTTTGGACGGTGGACTATGCCTGCTTCATGCGGCGTGATCACCCGCTTGCGGGCCGGAAGCGGCTGAATGTGCGCAGTTTCCTCAACGCCAAGCATGTCGATGTGAGCCTGGCCGGCCGAACTTTGCCGACCTATGACCAGTTTCTCGGCTCTCGCGGGCTGTCGCGCAACCTCGTCGCCATCGTCAATCATTACAACGCCGCCTACGAGATCGTGCGCCAGTCCGACCTGATCGCGGTGCTGCCGCGCGACCTCAGCGCGCAGTCCCGCCAGGCGCCCCATCTGCATGCGGTGCCGGTGCCGCTGCCGGCGCCGCCGCGCATCGTCAGCCTGTTCTGGCACCAGCGCAACGACACCGTCCCCGCGCAGCGCTGGCTGCGCGAGACGCTGGTGGAGATATTCGCGCGGATGGAGTGAGCAGGCGCAAGGCGTGCCCCTGTCAGGTCGATGTGGGCGCGGGTTCGATCGACGCTGTGTCCACGGCCGGCGACGGGACGCTCCGCGCCAACGGACGTCCAAACAGCCGATGCAGCGCAAGGTAGCTCGCCATCGCAACGCCGATGCCGGTGAGCCACGACAGGTCGACCCCGCCGGTCGCCAACGCCAGCGGACCTTGCATGGCCTTGATCGTGCCCATCTGGAAAGCCCACGCCGCCACGAAGCCGGCAGCAAACGCGATCAGCCCGGCCCAGTTGAAATCACGATCCCGACCCGGCTCCTCGTAGAGCGAGGCGACATCGATGCGGCCGCGTCGCACCAGGTAGAAGTCCGCGAGCGTCACGCCGGCCCATGGGCTGATCCAGACGATCAGGGCGACCATGAAATTGTCGAAGGCGTGGGCGAAATCGCCCGATTGCAGGAAGGCGTACAGGATCGCGGAGGCGATCAGGCCGGACAGCACGGAGATCACCCAGCGCGGCCGCCGCAGATCGAGCGCGAGCGACGACAGCGCCGCCGAATAGATCACGACGATGTTGGTCGCGATCGGGCCATGGAGCAGCACCAGCAGTACCGGCAGCGCCATCGCACCAAAAGCTGCGATGATCAGCTTCGACGGATCGGAACCGGCGCCGGCGGACGCAATGGCCGCACCGAGGAAGGCGAGCCAGACCGTCGGCAGGAACATGCCGAGGAATGTCGCCCGAAACACCTTGGCGGCGCCGAGCGAGGGCCTGGTGAAGCGCGTATAGTCGGCGGCATAGGTCAGCCACGAAATGCCCCAGCCGATTCCGATCGCGGTCATCAGCTGCGTCGCCGCCGCGAACGCCGGCATGCCGGTGACGGTTGCCGACTGCCACCTGATATCGACGCGCAGGAAGGCGAGCGCGGTCATGACCGCCATGATCAGCAGGATGAACGGCATGGTGTAGCGCTCGAACACCTTGATGGCATTGAAGCCCCAGGCCGCGATGCCGATCTGGAACAGCATCACCAGCACCGCGATCGCGTATTTGAGCTCGATGCCGCCGCCAATGCCCATCCGCTCCAGCGCCGCCATGCAGAGGTCGAGCACGATCCAGGTGTTGATCGCGACCCACCCCATCGGCATCAGGACCTGCGCCAGCGCCGGCAGATAGGCGCCGCGGCGGCCGAACGCCAGCCGGCCCAGCACCATCTGCGGCACGCCGGTGCGATGTCCCATCAGGCAGAAGGCGGCAAACAGCGCCGCGCCGAACAGATTGCCGACAACGATGACGGCAAGCGTTTGCAGCAGGCTCAGGCCGAGCTGGATGCCGAGCGCGCCCAGCACCCAGTTGATCGGTGCGATGTTCGCGCCGGTCCAGATCCAAAACTGATCTGATGATGACGACGTGCGGTGCGTCGCCGGCACCGGCTCAATTCCGTGGGCATCGAAGCCGGCTTCATCCTGCGCCGGAAGCTGTGTCTGCTTGAGCAACATGTTTCCCCCGTTGTCCGGCGCATTGGTTTGGGCCGGGATGGGGCATCTGAGCAGCAGGCAGCCGTGAGGCGATAATGAGGAATCCTCAAGCCGGGTTGAGATGAGATCGAGAGTGAAGTTTGCGTGTTGAATGGCGACAGATCCCCCCGCGGTCACGCTCGCAGACCGCGTCATCACGGCACGCCGCTTCACTGTTGAGATTTTCTCAACTCACCTGCCGGATTCGTCAATCACGCCGACCCGGGCACTCGGTCATTGTGGAGCCAACGCATTGCCCCCAACCAGCCGAGGCCAGGGATGACGACACTTCTGCATATCGATGCCAGCCCGCGCGGCGACCGTTCGGTCAGTCGAAAGCTCTCCAGGTCGTTTGTCGAGCACTGGCTGACGCACGAGCCCGGCGCCACGATCATCTCGCGCGACGTCGGCCGCGCCCCGCCGCCGCTGATCACGGAGGCGTGGGTGGCCGCCGCCTTCACTGCGCCCGGCGACCGCACGGCGGAGCAGCACGACGAGCTTCGTCTCTCCGATGCGCTGATCGACGAGCTTGAACGCGCCAACGTGATCGTCATCGGGGCGCCGATGCACAATTACGGCATGCCGGCGGCCTTGAAGTCGTGGCTCGACAAGGTGATCCGCATCGACAAGACCTTCAGCTTCGATCTCGCCCGCGGCGACTTTCCGCTTGAGCCGATCATGCGCGGCAAGACGCTGGTGGTGCTGAGCTCGCGCGGCGAATTCGGCTTTGGCCCCGGCGGGGTGCGGGAAACCATGAACCATCTGGAAACCCATATTTTCACCTGCGCCCACTATCTCGGGGTGCAGGAGAGCCATCTGATCGCGGTCGACTACCAGGAGTTCAACGATGAACGCTACCGGCGCTCGCTCGCCGACGCCTTCGCCGCGATCCCCGTGCTGGTCCGGCAGTGTCTTGGAATCGACGGGCCTGTTAATGTGGCGGCGGAATGATGCACCGCTGTCCGCCGGCTGCACGAGGATGATCCCATGATAAAGAATCCCATCCCCTGGCCGAACGGTGCGCGCTGCACCTGTGCGATCACGTTCGACGTCGACGCCGACAGCCTGATCCACATCGCGCGCCCAAAGGACTCCTTCGACCGGCTCTATCCGATCACGATGGGACGCTACGGACCGACCGTCGGCGTGCCGCGCATCCTGGAAACCTATCGACGCCTCGGCCTGAAGCAATCGTTCTTCATGCCGGCCTGGACCATGCAGCGCTATCCGGATGCGGTGGAGGCGATCCTCAGGGGTGGCCACGAGATCGGCCATCACGGCTACATCCATGAGGATCCGACGGAGATTTCCTCGGTGGAGCAGCGCGAGGCCTTCGAACGCGCGCTCGGCATTCATGTCGCGATGACCGGGCGCAAGCCGCGCGGCTACCGCGCGCCGGTCTACAACGCCAACCAGACCACGATCGATCTCCTGATCGAGCACGGCTTCGTCTACGATTCGTCGCTGATGGCCGACGACATCCCGTACCAGATGCGCACCGCGCGCGGATCGCTCTACGAAATGCCGCCGCACTGGGGATCGGACGATTGGCCGCCCTTCGCCCATTACGCGGAGATCGGCTACATGATGCCGGTCAAATCGCCGAGCGAGGGCCTTGCCGCCTCGTTCGAGGAGTTCGAAGCCGCCTATGAGGCCGGCGGATTCTGGATGGGGATCTGGCACCCGTTCCTGACCGGCCGGCTTGCCCGCTGGCGCGTCGTGGAGCGTTGGCTCGAGCAGATCGTTGCCGAACGCAAGGTCTGGTTCGCATCGCTCGAGGACATCGCGGCGCACCTCGACGGCCTGGTCAAGGCAGGCACCTACCAGGTCCGCGTCGAGACCCTGCCCTACTTCACGCAGCCCGTGTCATGACCTGCTCGGGAGCCGCCCGAAAGGTGGCCGCCTCGGCCCGCAGCCAGTCGATGAACGCCGTCACCGATTTGCGCCGGGCAGCGTTTGGCGTATCGACGAGGCGATAGGCAAAGCCCGCAAGCGCGGGACCGTCGAGCCGGCGCAGCGTGCCCTCGCGCAATTGCTCGTCCACCAGCGCATCGCTGCACAACAGCGGTCCGAGCCCGCGCTCGGCGGCATGCAGCGCCAGCGGCTCCTCGCTGTACCAGGAGATGCGGAAGTCCCGGCCGGGATCATGATCGGCCGCCGCGAGCCAGGCCGACCACGCCGGCGAGTCCAGCGCGGCGTTCTTCCAGCGGAACGCCAGCAGCGAGCGCGAACGGACGTCGTCAATGCCGAGACGGGCACCGGGCGGACAGATCGCGCTCGCCGCAACCGCAATGTAGCGATCGCTGAACAGCACCGATGTCTCGCCGGCGCGGTCGACGCGTCCGTAGCGGATCGCCAGATCGACGCCGTCTGCGCCCGGCGTCCGCACCTCTTCGGTCGCATCGATGTGGACGACGAGGTGCGGAAACGCGGCGTTGAAGCGCGCGAGCCGCGGCATCAGCCAGCGCTCGGCGAAGGCGCGCGTGGTCGATACCGTGATCGCATCGCCGTCGGCCGGCGGACGGATCGCGGCGAAGGCACTCGCCATGCGGTCGAAGCCGTCGCGCAGCATGGGGAACACCGCATGGCCCTCCGCGGTCAGCACCACCGCGCGGCCGGAGCGCTCGAACAGCTTGTGTCCGAGAATTGCCTCGAGTTGCCGAACCTGGTGACTGATCGCCGTCACCGTGACGCAGAGTTCATTGGCGGCGGCGGTGAAGCTCTCATGGCGCGCCGCGGCTTCGAACGCGCGGACGGCATTAAGCGGCGGCAGCTTGCGCATGATTTGTTCTCCGCGCGGCCCGTGTCAGGCGATGAGAAAATGAGCGTCGGTCGGCCGCATGTCGTTCACCGGCACCATGTCCTGCGGACAGGCGGAGAACACGATGACGAGATCCATCTCGGCACGCAGCGCCACATACTGCCCGGCCTCGCTGACGGGCGACTTGAAGTCCAGTTGACCACCGTCGGTGACGGGTACATTCATGAACAGATTGAGCGGAGCCGGCGTCACCGCAGCCGACAGGCCGACTGTCTCGAGCGCGTGCGCCAGATTCTGCGTGCAATTGTCGTGGTGGCCGACCGCACCGAGCTGGCGATAGCGGTGAATGTCGCAGGCCGCGATCAACGTGTCGTGGATTCCCGGCGTCGTGTCGGCGACGAAGGTGAGGATCGCGCGGCGCCGGTTGGTCGTCAGCGTGTCACCCACGCGCGGAATCAGCCGCAGCATCGATGCACGGCTGTGCTCCATCGACATGAACTCGCCGGTGTCGCGGGCATTGAAGGCCCAGGTATCGACCACCTGCTTGCCATGGGTGTTGACGACCATGACCGTCTCTCCCGCATCGAGGCGAGCCGCCACGCCATTGCGGGCCGGAATCAGACGGGCGCGGGTCAGATCGATGGTTGCTATGGTCATGTGGTGCCTCCTCAATGGCTCGTTGCGCCATTGGAGCACTGCTCGTCATGTAATTCTAATAATATTAATTGTGTCCATTATAGCAGATTCGTATAGTCGCGCATGCGCCTCAGACAGCTCGAATGCTTCCGCGCCCTGATGCTCCACGGCACCATGACCCGGGCGGCCGAGTTGCTCGGCATGTCGCAGCCCGGCATCAGCACGATGATCGCGGGCCTCGAGCACGAGACCGGCCTCAATCTCTTCCTGCGCCGCGGCGGCCGCCTTCAGCCGACCCCGGAAGCCAAGCTGTTCTATGTCGAGGCGGCGCGCGCCCTCGAAGCCGCCGAGAACGCGGCGCGCGTTGCGGCCGAGATCAGGTCCGGGCGGCGCGGTCACCTCGCGATCGCGGCCTATCCGAGCATTTCGATCAGCCTGCTGCCGCGGCTTCTGTCGCAGTTCGCCAGGAACAAGCCCGAGCTGCAGATCAAGATCATCACGCGCAATTCCGCGACCGTCCGCGAGCTGATCTCGACGCAGCAATTCGATCTCGCGATCGCCGAGCTGCCGCTGGATTATCCGACCTCGCACATGGAGGTGTTCTCGTATGAGTGCGCGTGCATGCTGCCGCATGCGCATCCGCTCGCGAAGCTCAAGCAGATCACCCCTGATGACCTCGATGGCGTCCCCTTCGTCACGCTGTTTCGCGGCGATCCGATCTACCAGCAGCTGGCATCCGCCTTCTCCGAATACGGCGCGCGCTGGAACGTGGTCGCGGAGACCGAATTCTTCTCGACCGCGTGCCAGCTCGTCGCCGAGGGCCGCGGCGTCGGCATCGTCGATCCGGTGGTGAGCAAGCCCTTCACCGAAGACCTCGCCATCCGCCCGTTCAAGCCGAAGATCCAGTACCAGATCGCCATCCTCTCCCCGACGCACGAAGCGCCGTCGCAGATGGCGCAGGATTTCGCGAAACTGCTGCGGCGTGGTTTGCGGGGGTGAATCGTGGTGGCGGCGCGAGACGCCTTCTCGGCATGCCCAGCGAAATGGGAGTAACGTGTCGAATTGAAGTTCGTGGAAGCGATGCCCTTGGCCAGTCCGTCTTCGCTTTCGCTGGCGCTCAAGCTACGCCGGACACGCTTTGCCCTGACGGGTCAGGCGTGGCTGCGCCACGCGTAGCCCGTCAGGGCGAAGCGTGGTGGGGGAGGCAGGACTCGAACCTGCGAAGCCATGAGGCGGCTGATTTACAGTCAGCTCCCTTTGCCACTCGGGACACTCCCCCGTCCAACAGCATCAGACCGGCCGCGCGAGTGGCGGCGGACCGGGTCATCGAGATGACGCTGATAACCGGCCGACCCGAAGCGGGTGCGCGGTCGGGCGCGTTTATGGGCGAAGGCGGTCCCCAAAGTCAACCAAGCGGGCCGCCTATTTGGCATACTTTTGCAGACTGTCGCGATCTCTGTTCCAAACAAGCAATAACGGCGGCTAGATTCTTGTTTTTGACGCGTTTTCTTCACGCGAACCGCCCTCCACTTCGCTCGAAAACGCTGCGTAAATTGCCAATAATCGAGAGCCGTGACACAAGCCTCACATGAGCGACCGCGACCGCAAACCCAATTTCCGAGGCAAGGGCGGTAAACCCTTCCAAAAAGGGCCGAAATTCGGCCGCCCGCCGGCTTGGCGGGAGCGCGAATCCGGTTCCGACGGACCGGTGATTCTGTA of the Bradyrhizobium quebecense genome contains:
- a CDS encoding LysR family transcriptional regulator, which codes for MPFRTLDLNLLKVFEALMTEGSVTRAANTLKMTQPAVSNALARLRDALSDPLFVRSGTGIRPTQRAVALWDPIGGALESIRGALDEEVFDSRRAQTEFSLSMSDYVAALVMPRLLNRFAEMAPTARIRTVPNTIIGIADQLEDNRVDCVLSVYVNEALHQGLIRSRSLWTVDYACFMRRDHPLAGRKRLNVRSFLNAKHVDVSLAGRTLPTYDQFLGSRGLSRNLVAIVNHYNAAYEIVRQSDLIAVLPRDLSAQSRQAPHLHAVPVPLPAPPRIVSLFWHQRNDTVPAQRWLRETLVEIFARME
- a CDS encoding purine-cytosine permease family protein; its protein translation is MLLKQTQLPAQDEAGFDAHGIEPVPATHRTSSSSDQFWIWTGANIAPINWVLGALGIQLGLSLLQTLAVIVVGNLFGAALFAAFCLMGHRTGVPQMVLGRLAFGRRGAYLPALAQVLMPMGWVAINTWIVLDLCMAALERMGIGGGIELKYAIAVLVMLFQIGIAAWGFNAIKVFERYTMPFILLIMAVMTALAFLRVDIRWQSATVTGMPAFAAATQLMTAIGIGWGISWLTYAADYTRFTRPSLGAAKVFRATFLGMFLPTVWLAFLGAAIASAGAGSDPSKLIIAAFGAMALPVLLVLLHGPIATNIVVIYSAALSSLALDLRRPRWVISVLSGLIASAILYAFLQSGDFAHAFDNFMVALIVWISPWAGVTLADFYLVRRGRIDVASLYEEPGRDRDFNWAGLIAFAAGFVAAWAFQMGTIKAMQGPLALATGGVDLSWLTGIGVAMASYLALHRLFGRPLARSVPSPAVDTASIEPAPTST
- a CDS encoding FMN-dependent NADH-azoreductase; translation: MTTLLHIDASPRGDRSVSRKLSRSFVEHWLTHEPGATIISRDVGRAPPPLITEAWVAAAFTAPGDRTAEQHDELRLSDALIDELERANVIVIGAPMHNYGMPAALKSWLDKVIRIDKTFSFDLARGDFPLEPIMRGKTLVVLSSRGEFGFGPGGVRETMNHLETHIFTCAHYLGVQESHLIAVDYQEFNDERYRRSLADAFAAIPVLVRQCLGIDGPVNVAAE
- a CDS encoding polysaccharide deacetylase family protein, producing MIKNPIPWPNGARCTCAITFDVDADSLIHIARPKDSFDRLYPITMGRYGPTVGVPRILETYRRLGLKQSFFMPAWTMQRYPDAVEAILRGGHEIGHHGYIHEDPTEISSVEQREAFERALGIHVAMTGRKPRGYRAPVYNANQTTIDLLIEHGFVYDSSLMADDIPYQMRTARGSLYEMPPHWGSDDWPPFAHYAEIGYMMPVKSPSEGLAASFEEFEAAYEAGGFWMGIWHPFLTGRLARWRVVERWLEQIVAERKVWFASLEDIAAHLDGLVKAGTYQVRVETLPYFTQPVS
- a CDS encoding LysR substrate-binding domain-containing protein, giving the protein MRKLPPLNAVRAFEAAARHESFTAAANELCVTVTAISHQVRQLEAILGHKLFERSGRAVVLTAEGHAVFPMLRDGFDRMASAFAAIRPPADGDAITVSTTRAFAERWLMPRLARFNAAFPHLVVHIDATEEVRTPGADGVDLAIRYGRVDRAGETSVLFSDRYIAVAASAICPPGARLGIDDVRSRSLLAFRWKNAALDSPAWSAWLAAADHDPGRDFRISWYSEEPLALHAAERGLGPLLCSDALVDEQLREGTLRRLDGPALAGFAYRLVDTPNAARRKSVTAFIDWLRAEAATFRAAPEQVMTRAA
- a CDS encoding DUF1989 domain-containing protein, whose protein sequence is MTIATIDLTRARLIPARNGVAARLDAGETVMVVNTHGKQVVDTWAFNARDTGEFMSMEHSRASMLRLIPRVGDTLTTNRRRAILTFVADTTPGIHDTLIAACDIHRYRQLGAVGHHDNCTQNLAHALETVGLSAAVTPAPLNLFMNVPVTDGGQLDFKSPVSEAGQYVALRAEMDLVIVFSACPQDMVPVNDMRPTDAHFLIA
- a CDS encoding LysR family transcriptional regulator, whose product is MRLRQLECFRALMLHGTMTRAAELLGMSQPGISTMIAGLEHETGLNLFLRRGGRLQPTPEAKLFYVEAARALEAAENAARVAAEIRSGRRGHLAIAAYPSISISLLPRLLSQFARNKPELQIKIITRNSATVRELISTQQFDLAIAELPLDYPTSHMEVFSYECACMLPHAHPLAKLKQITPDDLDGVPFVTLFRGDPIYQQLASAFSEYGARWNVVAETEFFSTACQLVAEGRGVGIVDPVVSKPFTEDLAIRPFKPKIQYQIAILSPTHEAPSQMAQDFAKLLRRGLRG